A genomic window from Silene latifolia isolate original U9 population chromosome Y, ASM4854445v1, whole genome shotgun sequence includes:
- the LOC141630698 gene encoding protein FAR-RED IMPAIRED RESPONSE 1-like, with protein sequence MEPSEFEEKWQKVISDFHLEDNDWLTTMFDDRHHWIPAYHRDLALGCILRTTQRSESTNSFFKRYENHFGTLVEFWMRFQIVMDQQRYTRRCDDYNSDHSFPELKTELPIEKHGTIIYTHAVFKVFQEEVMAADSCGVDDFEKEEHVRIIHVIDADLDRIFKVRFDLRSTDAVCECKLFERIGLLCRHIVWVYKGKGIGRIPSNNIVTMINKNFFTSRLDSNGNVNEDSYMATSDNSHLCNVWSKFRQIVGVLKTLPAEHTEELASLLVEFRQKLCIEPLTKDQEMEILLGWSSSSEVTIHPPEQARNKGSGKRLKSAKQQAIEKAAKPKRL encoded by the exons ATGGAGCCGTCGGAGTTCGAAGAGAAGTGGCAGAAGGTCATTTCAGATTTCCACCTGGAagataatgattggttgactacaaTGTTCGACGACAGACACCATTGGATTCCTGCCTACCATCGTGACCTTGCCTTGGGCTGCATATTAAGAACAACACAGCGATCAGAAAGTACAAATTCGTTTTTCAAGCGCTATGAGAATCACTTTGGTACACTGGTCGAATTTTGGATGAG GTTCCAAATTGTTATGGACCAGCAGCGCTATACACGaaggtgcgatgattataacagcGACCACTCATTCCCTGAGCTTAAGACAGAATTACCTATAGAAAAGCATGGCACTATTATATACACACATGCTGTGTTCAAGGTGTTTCAAGAAGAAGTAATGGCTGCCGATTCATGTGGTGTTGATGACTTTGAGAAGGAGGAGCATGTGCGCATAATTCATGTAATCGATGCTGATTTAGACAGAATTTTCAAGGTGAGGTTCGACCTTAGAAGCACAGATGCAGTATGCGAGTGTAAACTGTTCGAAAGAATTGGATTACTCTGCAGGCATATTGTGTGGGTGTACAAGGGCAAAGGAATTGGGCGAATACCAAGCAA TAACATTGTCACCATGATAAACAAGAACTTTTTTACTTCCAGGCTTGATTCGAATGGGAATGTCAATGAGGATTCATATATGGCTACGTCTGATAACAGTCATTTGTGCAACGTATGGTCAAAGTTCCGTCAGATAGTTGGTGTTCTCAAAACTTTACCTGCTGAACACACGGAAGAGTTAGCATCCCTCCTGGTTGAGTTCCGGCAGAAGTTATGTATTGAACCGCTTACAAAAGACCAAGAGATGGAGATTCTGTTGGGCTGGAGCTCGTCGTCTGAAGTCACTATCCACCCTCCggaacaagcacgcaacaagggcAGCGGAAAAAGATTGAAGTCAGCAAAACAACAGGCCATTGAAAAAGCAGCCAAGCCAAAGAGGCTATGA